A genomic stretch from Georgenia muralis includes:
- a CDS encoding glycosyltransferase, giving the protein MTERPDRRLVIVVRADPVICGHSGEARNLAEAALTRGFDEVRILTWPLERLEATGLPLKPLDGVLPYSPGIVVERPAPVGDYKVPDGRYLAGLTGRLVELFTDGVPTVCLSLYLSPHTVAVADAVRVARDTGLPVEVTTIAEAVGSDVTNVVRACVAEDRFGAAAHVLSSYLAQDHCVAVSAYTRDLIIAEAAAIDARHGTDYARRCRERIGISYPAIDTRAYLDLADAEVEAVLARRGLRGDGYVLFLSRLSRAKGVDDLIAGFAASEGATGLRLVVAGRGPEAEELRAVAAASPAAGRIVFLDDVDDAEKPALMAGCAAYVLPSKPRPEFVETFGIALVEKMLAGGGPVVTTETGGIGEAVGDHALIVPVDDPGAIAAALDRVAAMPAEERARREREARAHALQFDRGAVFDALFARLGPLSAAPAAPAAAPVP; this is encoded by the coding sequence ATGACCGAGCGACCCGACCGCCGCCTGGTGATCGTCGTGCGCGCCGACCCGGTGATCTGCGGCCACTCCGGCGAGGCGCGCAACCTCGCCGAGGCGGCGCTGACCCGAGGCTTCGACGAGGTCCGGATCCTCACGTGGCCGCTGGAGCGGCTGGAGGCGACCGGCCTGCCCCTCAAGCCCCTCGACGGCGTCCTGCCCTACAGCCCCGGGATCGTCGTCGAGCGCCCGGCCCCGGTCGGGGACTACAAGGTCCCCGACGGGCGCTACCTCGCCGGCCTGACGGGCCGCCTGGTCGAGCTCTTCACCGACGGCGTGCCCACCGTGTGCCTGTCGCTGTACCTCAGCCCGCACACCGTGGCCGTCGCCGACGCCGTCCGGGTCGCCAGGGACACCGGCCTGCCGGTGGAGGTCACGACCATCGCCGAGGCGGTCGGCTCCGACGTCACCAACGTCGTGCGCGCCTGCGTGGCGGAGGACCGGTTCGGGGCCGCCGCCCACGTCCTGTCGTCCTACCTCGCCCAGGACCACTGCGTGGCCGTCTCGGCGTACACCCGCGACCTCATCATCGCCGAGGCCGCCGCGATCGACGCCCGCCACGGTACCGACTACGCGCGGCGGTGCCGCGAACGCATCGGGATCTCCTACCCGGCGATCGACACCAGGGCCTACCTCGACCTGGCGGACGCCGAGGTCGAGGCGGTCCTGGCCCGTCGGGGCCTGCGCGGGGACGGATACGTCCTCTTCCTCTCCCGGCTCAGCCGCGCCAAGGGCGTCGACGACCTCATCGCCGGGTTCGCCGCGAGCGAGGGCGCGACGGGGCTGCGCCTGGTCGTCGCCGGCCGCGGGCCGGAGGCGGAGGAGCTGCGGGCGGTCGCGGCGGCGTCGCCGGCGGCCGGGCGGATCGTCTTCCTCGACGACGTCGACGACGCCGAGAAGCCGGCCCTCATGGCCGGGTGCGCGGCGTACGTCCTGCCGAGCAAACCGCGGCCGGAGTTCGTGGAGACCTTCGGCATCGCCCTGGTGGAGAAGATGCTCGCCGGCGGCGGCCCGGTGGTCACGACGGAGACGGGCGGGATCGGCGAGGCCGTGGGCGACCACGCCCTCATCGTGCCGGTGGACGACCCGGGCGCCATCGCCGCGGCCCTGGACCGGGTGGCGGCGATGCCGGCGGAGGAGCGGGCCCGGCGCGAGCGCGAGGCCCGCGCCCACGCCCTGCAGTTCGACCGCGGCGCGGTCTTCGACGCGCTGTTCGCCCGGCTCGGCCCGCTCTCGGCCGCACCGGCCGCACCAGCCGCGGCGCCGGTGCCCTGA
- the smpB gene encoding SsrA-binding protein SmpB — MAGTKAPAPRKPTQAERTKADADAKKVVARNKKARHDYHIDDTFEAGLSLTGTEVKALRMGRASLVDGWVEIDRGEAWLHGVHIPEYAQGSWTNHGPRRKRKLLLHKEEIEKLAVKSREKGHTIVPLELYFTKGRAKVEIALARGKQEWDKRQTLREKQDEREAQKAMSLRRHD, encoded by the coding sequence GTGGCTGGCACGAAGGCCCCGGCACCGAGGAAGCCGACCCAGGCGGAGCGGACCAAGGCCGACGCGGACGCGAAGAAGGTCGTCGCGCGCAACAAGAAGGCCCGCCACGACTACCACATCGACGACACCTTCGAGGCGGGGCTGTCCCTCACCGGCACCGAGGTCAAGGCGCTGCGGATGGGCCGGGCGTCCCTGGTGGACGGCTGGGTCGAGATCGACCGCGGCGAGGCCTGGCTGCACGGGGTGCACATCCCCGAGTACGCCCAGGGCTCGTGGACCAACCACGGTCCGCGGCGAAAGCGCAAGCTGCTCCTGCACAAGGAGGAGATCGAGAAGCTTGCGGTGAAGTCCCGGGAGAAGGGGCACACGATCGTCCCGCTCGAGCTGTACTTCACCAAGGGCCGCGCCAAGGTCGAGATCGCCCTCGCCCGCGGCAAGCAGGAGTGGGACAAGCGCCAGACCCTGCGGGAGAAGCAGGACGAGCGTGAGGCGCAGAAGGCCATGAGCCTGCGCCGGCACGACTAG
- the ftsX gene encoding permease-like cell division protein FtsX: MRLRFVLSQTLQGLSRNLAMTVSVALVTFVSLMFVGAAALLQTQVGNLKNDWYDKVEVSAFMCPAGSPEPGCAAGEATEDQIGEIGTLLESEALSPYVDEVYLETKDEAYEAFQEQMADTVWAQSLTVEQMQVSYRVKLVDPEQYQIVADELEGRAGVEVVVDQREQLEPLFLVLNRATLLSVGLASVMIVTAVLLITTTIRLSAMSRRRETGIMRLVGASNLFIQLPFMLEGAIAALVGAVLAVGGLFLGVRYLVEDWLAGSTPWVQFVGTADVLAIAPLLVLAAIALAGISSVVTLGRYTKV; the protein is encoded by the coding sequence GTGAGACTGCGCTTCGTGCTGTCCCAGACCCTCCAGGGACTCTCCCGGAACCTCGCGATGACCGTCTCGGTCGCCCTGGTCACGTTCGTCTCGCTCATGTTCGTCGGCGCCGCGGCGCTGCTGCAGACCCAGGTGGGCAACCTCAAGAACGACTGGTACGACAAGGTCGAGGTCTCGGCGTTCATGTGCCCGGCCGGCTCGCCGGAGCCGGGCTGCGCGGCGGGGGAGGCCACCGAGGACCAGATCGGCGAGATCGGCACCCTGCTGGAGTCGGAGGCGCTGAGCCCCTACGTCGACGAGGTCTACCTCGAGACCAAGGACGAGGCGTACGAGGCCTTCCAGGAGCAGATGGCCGACACCGTGTGGGCGCAGTCGCTCACGGTCGAGCAGATGCAGGTCAGCTACCGGGTCAAGCTCGTGGACCCCGAGCAGTACCAGATCGTCGCCGACGAGCTCGAGGGCAGGGCCGGCGTCGAGGTCGTGGTGGACCAGCGCGAGCAGCTCGAGCCGCTCTTCCTGGTCCTCAACCGCGCCACGCTGCTCTCGGTGGGCCTGGCGAGCGTCATGATCGTCACCGCCGTCCTGCTCATCACCACCACGATCCGGCTCTCGGCGATGTCCCGCCGGCGCGAGACGGGCATCATGCGCCTGGTCGGCGCCTCGAACCTGTTCATCCAGCTGCCCTTCATGCTCGAGGGCGCCATCGCCGCGCTGGTCGGGGCCGTCCTCGCCGTCGGCGGGCTGTTCCTCGGTGTGCGCTACCTCGTGGAGGACTGGCTGGCCGGCTCGACGCCGTGGGTGCAGTTCGTCGGCACGGCGGACGTCCTGGCCATCGCGCCGCTGCTGGTCCTGGCGGCGATCGCGCTCGCCGGCATCAGCTCGGTCGTCACGCTCGGCCGGTACACGAAGGTCTGA
- a CDS encoding glycoside hydrolase domain-containing protein produces the protein MNAPVAPARVDPFIGTEVTDLPHRTGLAARWWSPKPQIGNTHPGATYPLGMVSACAYSGAYPTGYGRYDLSTEGVPAPMHDRQLASGVTHFQQSGTGAIRKYYNYFRVTPMVEPLDALGTLWEIEDEEAEPGWYSATLSTGIRCEVTVGPKSAVHRYTFPRHHDARLVVDLSLGGLAIPFGATVPLRAYLQSVGPGVAQGQIVVEGAPLAVHLECDTDWRQLLWYDRRLMPGGTRLDFDAIRPTTLRSFGLMWAGPAEAGQSVELRMGFSLRGPEQARENLYLDCGPARSSFASRRAATARTWAEHLDLVEVETSSPERRTVFSTALYHSLVKPSFAPAESPFWPGDGPFAFDISTMWDIYRTQLPLLTTLLPRRAVELARALLTICEEEGNLPVGYRMARGADRFSRQGSALAHTFLADLCQAGLPLDWDWALVHMHNDLRRTYGEEYLLRGVAHPISHTLDLAFGYWCTAKVAAHVGDRTLAAQFDRLARGWAAAYDPATGLLRDSTFYEGGPWNYSFRLLHDMAARIDLAGGDEAFVGMLDTFFGYGAAPVRLPGLAPTTAELAEGYALGRFEGLNNEPDMDAPWAYHYAGRPDRTAEVVHAVVNQQFGTGRGGLPGNDDSGGLSSWYVWASLGLFPVAGQHLFLVNAPSFPRARLAVAGGAFEITTTGFVEPEPGGRAQYVRAATLNGEPLERTWLGGDEVHHGGHLALELGDTPTGWGHDGRPPSASTHPIPRPEVP, from the coding sequence ATGAACGCACCGGTGGCCCCCGCACGGGTCGACCCCTTCATCGGCACCGAGGTCACCGACCTGCCCCACCGCACCGGGCTGGCGGCGCGCTGGTGGTCACCCAAGCCGCAGATCGGCAACACCCACCCGGGCGCGACCTACCCGCTCGGGATGGTCTCCGCCTGCGCCTACTCCGGGGCCTACCCCACCGGCTACGGGCGCTACGACCTCAGCACCGAGGGCGTGCCGGCCCCGATGCACGACCGTCAGCTCGCCTCGGGCGTGACCCACTTCCAGCAGTCGGGCACCGGAGCGATCCGCAAGTACTACAACTACTTCCGCGTCACCCCCATGGTCGAGCCCCTGGACGCCCTGGGCACCCTGTGGGAGATCGAGGACGAGGAGGCCGAGCCGGGCTGGTACAGCGCCACGCTGTCCACGGGGATCCGGTGCGAGGTGACGGTGGGGCCCAAGAGCGCCGTGCACCGGTACACGTTCCCGCGCCACCACGACGCCCGGCTCGTGGTCGACCTCTCCCTCGGCGGTCTGGCCATCCCCTTCGGCGCGACCGTGCCGCTGCGGGCGTACCTGCAGAGCGTGGGACCGGGGGTGGCGCAGGGCCAGATCGTCGTCGAGGGCGCGCCCCTGGCCGTGCACCTGGAGTGCGACACCGACTGGCGTCAGCTGCTGTGGTACGACCGGCGGCTCATGCCCGGCGGGACCCGGCTGGACTTCGACGCCATCCGCCCCACCACCCTGCGCTCCTTCGGGCTCATGTGGGCCGGGCCGGCCGAGGCCGGGCAGAGCGTGGAGCTGCGCATGGGCTTCTCGCTGCGGGGGCCCGAGCAGGCGAGGGAGAACCTCTACCTCGACTGCGGCCCGGCCCGCTCGAGCTTCGCCTCCCGCCGGGCGGCCACGGCGAGGACCTGGGCGGAGCACCTCGACCTCGTCGAGGTCGAGACCTCCTCCCCCGAGCGCCGGACCGTCTTCTCCACCGCCCTCTACCACTCTCTCGTCAAGCCCTCCTTCGCCCCGGCCGAGAGCCCCTTCTGGCCCGGGGACGGGCCGTTCGCCTTCGACATCTCCACGATGTGGGACATCTACCGCACCCAGCTGCCGCTGCTGACGACGCTGCTGCCCCGCCGCGCCGTCGAGCTCGCCCGGGCCCTGCTGACCATCTGCGAGGAGGAGGGCAACCTCCCCGTCGGCTACCGCATGGCCCGCGGGGCCGACCGGTTCTCGCGGCAGGGCAGCGCGCTCGCCCACACGTTCCTGGCGGACCTGTGCCAGGCCGGCCTGCCGCTGGACTGGGACTGGGCCCTGGTCCACATGCACAACGACCTTCGCCGCACCTACGGCGAGGAGTACCTCCTGCGCGGGGTGGCCCACCCCATCAGCCACACCCTCGACCTCGCGTTCGGGTACTGGTGCACCGCCAAGGTCGCCGCCCACGTCGGTGACCGGACGCTCGCCGCCCAGTTCGACCGCCTCGCCCGCGGGTGGGCCGCGGCCTACGACCCCGCGACCGGACTGCTGCGCGACTCCACCTTCTACGAGGGCGGACCGTGGAACTACTCCTTCCGACTGCTGCACGACATGGCCGCCCGGATCGACCTCGCCGGGGGCGACGAGGCGTTCGTCGGCATGCTCGACACCTTCTTCGGCTACGGCGCTGCCCCCGTGCGGCTGCCGGGCCTGGCCCCCACGACGGCGGAGCTCGCCGAGGGCTACGCGCTGGGCCGGTTCGAGGGCCTCAACAACGAGCCGGACATGGACGCCCCGTGGGCCTACCACTACGCCGGGCGCCCGGACCGCACCGCCGAGGTCGTCCACGCCGTGGTCAACCAGCAGTTCGGGACCGGCCGGGGCGGCCTGCCGGGCAACGACGACTCCGGCGGGCTGAGCTCGTGGTACGTCTGGGCCTCGCTCGGGCTCTTCCCCGTGGCGGGTCAGCACCTCTTCCTCGTCAACGCCCCGTCCTTCCCCCGCGCGCGCCTGGCGGTCGCCGGCGGGGCCTTCGAGATCACCACGACCGGGTTCGTCGAGCCGGAGCCCGGCGGTCGTGCACAATACGTCCGCGCCGCCACGCTGAACGGCGAGCCCCTGGAGCGCACCTGGCTCGGCGGCGACGAGGTCCACCACGGTGGCCACCTCGCCCTCGAGCTCGGTGACACCCCCACCGGGTGGGGCCACGACGGTCGACCGCCGTCGGCCTCCACCCACCCCATCCCCCGACCGGAGGTTCCATGA
- a CDS encoding LLM class flavin-dependent oxidoreductase — protein MELGLYTFGDLGTGPDAAPVGQRLRDILERVRLAEQVGLDYAGIGEHHRPDYAISAPSTVIAAALAQTERIHVGSAVTVLSTEDPVRVYQQFATMDQYSGGRVELLAGRGSFIESFPLFGANLEDYDELFAEKLDLLLALDAGNPVTWSGRFRPPLQQAQILPRPTAKAGLGEHLRIAVATGGSPASSVRTGRLGLPVNYAIIGGEPRRFAPLVDLYRQAHAEAGHPEERRSVAVSVHGFLADDDREALDFYYPYYLRTATTIAHERGFAIPNRISYEAQASGHGAFFVGSAPSVAERVLTLHRSLGHDRQIFQMDLSGVPQAQSLRAVELLGEVKQIVDAELGRPGRRE, from the coding sequence ATGGAACTCGGTCTCTACACCTTCGGCGACCTCGGCACCGGCCCTGACGCCGCCCCGGTCGGGCAGCGCCTGCGCGACATCCTCGAGCGGGTGCGCCTGGCCGAGCAGGTCGGCCTGGACTATGCCGGTATCGGTGAGCACCACCGGCCCGACTACGCCATCTCCGCGCCGTCCACCGTCATCGCCGCCGCGCTGGCCCAGACCGAGCGCATCCACGTCGGCTCCGCCGTCACCGTGCTGTCCACCGAGGACCCTGTCCGGGTCTACCAGCAGTTCGCGACCATGGACCAGTACTCGGGCGGCCGGGTGGAGCTGCTCGCCGGGCGCGGATCGTTCATCGAGTCCTTCCCGCTGTTCGGGGCGAACCTGGAGGACTACGACGAGCTCTTCGCCGAGAAGCTCGACCTCCTTCTCGCCCTCGACGCGGGCAACCCGGTGACGTGGTCGGGCCGGTTCCGCCCGCCGCTGCAGCAGGCGCAGATCCTCCCGCGCCCGACGGCGAAGGCCGGCCTCGGCGAGCACCTGCGCATCGCCGTCGCAACCGGGGGATCCCCGGCGTCCTCGGTGCGCACCGGCCGGCTCGGACTGCCGGTCAACTACGCGATCATCGGCGGGGAGCCGCGCCGGTTCGCCCCGCTGGTCGACCTCTACCGCCAGGCGCACGCCGAGGCCGGCCACCCCGAGGAGCGCCGCTCCGTGGCCGTGTCCGTCCACGGCTTCCTCGCCGACGACGACCGCGAGGCGCTGGACTTCTACTACCCGTACTACCTGCGCACGGCCACCACCATCGCCCACGAGCGCGGCTTCGCCATCCCCAACCGCATCTCCTACGAGGCGCAGGCGAGCGGGCACGGCGCGTTCTTCGTCGGGTCCGCGCCGAGCGTGGCCGAACGCGTCCTGACGCTGCACCGGTCGCTGGGTCACGACCGCCAGATCTTCCAGATGGACCTCTCCGGCGTCCCGCAGGCGCAGTCCCTGCGCGCCGTCGAGCTCCTCGGCGAGGTCAAGCAGATCGTCGACGCCGAGCTGGGGCGGCCAGGTCGCCGGGAATGA
- the ftsE gene encoding cell division ATP-binding protein FtsE produces MIRFENVSKVYARGARPALDQISMEVERGEFVFLVGSSGSGKSTFLRLVLREERPTSGQIHALGRDLSQVSRWKVPHLRRRIGTVFQDFRLLPNKNVFDNVAIALQVIGKPRHHILTTVPETLDLVGLAGKEKRLPHELSGGEQQRVAIARAMVNRPQVLLADEPTGNLDPTTSIGIMRLLDRINRTGTTIVMATHDDEIVDQMRKRVVELADGVMVRDQSRGVYGAGR; encoded by the coding sequence GTGATCAGATTCGAGAACGTCTCCAAGGTCTACGCGCGTGGGGCCCGCCCTGCCCTGGACCAGATCTCCATGGAGGTCGAGCGCGGTGAGTTCGTCTTCCTCGTCGGGTCCTCCGGCTCGGGCAAGTCGACCTTCCTGCGCCTGGTCCTGCGCGAGGAGCGCCCGACGTCGGGGCAGATCCACGCCCTCGGCCGTGACCTCTCCCAGGTCTCACGGTGGAAGGTCCCGCACCTGCGCCGCCGTATCGGCACGGTCTTCCAGGACTTCCGCCTGCTGCCGAACAAGAACGTCTTCGACAACGTCGCGATCGCCCTGCAGGTGATCGGCAAGCCGCGCCACCACATCCTCACCACCGTGCCGGAGACCCTCGACCTCGTCGGCCTGGCGGGCAAGGAGAAGCGGCTCCCGCACGAGCTCTCCGGCGGTGAGCAGCAGCGCGTGGCCATCGCCCGCGCCATGGTCAACCGTCCGCAGGTGCTCCTCGCCGACGAGCCCACCGGCAACCTCGACCCCACCACCTCGATCGGCATCATGCGCCTGCTCGACCGCATCAACCGCACCGGCACCACCATCGTCATGGCCACCCACGACGACGAGATCGTCGACCAGATGCGCAAGCGCGTGGTCGAGCTCGCCGACGGCGTCATGGTGCGCGACCAGTCCCGCGGCGTCTACGGGGCGGGGAGGTAG
- the prfB gene encoding peptide chain release factor 2, whose amino-acid sequence MATDFSSEINQLRSTYESIAAVTDPEALRASIAELSEKAAAPDLWDNPEAGQAVTSQLSHTQAELDRVEKMGERIDDLEALVQLGQEESGADADAFMEDAEAELTAIRKSLADLEARTLLSGEYDQREAVVTIRSGAGGVDAADFAEMLLRMYLRWAERHGYPTQVLDTSYAEEAGLKSATFEVKAPYAFGTLSVEAGTHRLVRISPFDNQGRRQTSFAAVEVIPLIEQTDSVEIPENEIKVDVFRSSGPGGQSVNTTDSAVRMTHIPTGIVVSMQNEKSQIQNRAAALRVLQSRLLLRRQEEESAAKKAMAGDVKASWGDQMRSYVLQPYQMVKDLRTEHESGNPGAVFDGEIDDFIDAGIRWRKNTQNAAEQG is encoded by the coding sequence GTGGCCACCGACTTCTCCTCCGAGATCAACCAGCTCCGCAGCACCTACGAGTCCATCGCCGCCGTGACGGACCCCGAGGCCTTGCGGGCCTCGATCGCCGAGCTCTCCGAGAAGGCCGCCGCGCCGGACCTGTGGGACAACCCCGAGGCCGGCCAGGCCGTGACCTCCCAGCTCTCCCACACCCAGGCCGAGCTCGACCGGGTGGAGAAGATGGGCGAGCGCATCGACGACCTCGAGGCCCTCGTCCAGCTCGGCCAGGAGGAGAGCGGCGCCGACGCCGACGCCTTCATGGAGGACGCCGAGGCCGAGCTCACCGCCATCCGCAAGTCCTTGGCCGACCTCGAGGCACGCACCCTGCTCTCCGGCGAGTACGACCAGCGCGAGGCAGTCGTGACCATCCGCTCCGGCGCCGGCGGCGTCGACGCCGCCGACTTCGCCGAGATGCTCCTGCGGATGTACCTGCGCTGGGCCGAGCGGCACGGCTACCCCACCCAGGTCCTCGACACCTCCTACGCCGAGGAGGCGGGGCTGAAGTCCGCCACCTTCGAGGTCAAGGCGCCCTACGCGTTCGGCACCCTGTCCGTGGAGGCCGGCACCCACCGGCTCGTGCGGATCTCCCCGTTCGACAACCAGGGGCGGCGCCAGACCTCCTTCGCCGCCGTCGAGGTCATCCCGCTCATCGAGCAGACCGACAGCGTCGAGATCCCCGAGAACGAGATCAAGGTCGACGTCTTCCGCTCCTCCGGGCCCGGCGGGCAGTCCGTCAACACCACGGACTCCGCGGTGCGCATGACGCACATCCCGACCGGCATCGTCGTGTCGATGCAGAACGAGAAGTCCCAGATCCAGAACCGCGCGGCCGCGCTGCGCGTGCTGCAGTCCCGGCTGCTCCTGCGCCGCCAGGAGGAGGAGAGCGCCGCGAAGAAGGCCATGGCCGGCGACGTCAAGGCCTCGTGGGGCGACCAGATGCGCTCCTACGTCCTCCAGCCGTACCAGATGGTCAAGGACCTGCGGACCGAGCACGAGTCGGGCAACCCCGGCGCCGTCTTCGACGGCGAGATCGACGACTTCATCGACGCCGGGATCCGCTGGCGCAAGAACACCCAGAACGCGGCCGAGCAGGGCTGA
- a CDS encoding threonine aldolase family protein has protein sequence MTSRGFTSDNASGVHPAVLAAIAAAGEGHEPSYGGDRTTAALGERVSEVFGPDARIFPVFNGTGANVVALQAMLQRWDAAVATEVSHMVTDESTAPQLVGGTRIVTVAHAGGKATPATLAPAFDAYDGTVHHARPAAVSLAQSTELGTVYTGAELAAVTAFARDRGARVHVDGARLANAAARHDVGLAEACAGADVVSLGATKNGAMFGDAVLVLDPALAEPVDRLRKASTQLASKMRFVSAQLLALLTDDLWLTGARHANAVADHLAARLGDLGVALRHPVEANAVFFAVDPRVLPALVAEAPVLAWDAGTVRAVASFDSTEEDVEALVTVVARHLG, from the coding sequence ATGACCTCCCGCGGCTTCACCTCCGACAACGCCTCCGGCGTCCACCCGGCCGTCCTGGCCGCCATCGCGGCGGCGGGCGAGGGCCACGAACCCTCGTACGGCGGGGACCGGACCACCGCCGCGCTCGGCGAGAGGGTGAGCGAGGTCTTCGGCCCGGACGCGCGGATCTTCCCGGTCTTCAACGGCACCGGCGCGAACGTCGTCGCCCTGCAGGCGATGCTCCAGCGGTGGGACGCCGCCGTCGCCACCGAGGTCTCCCACATGGTCACCGACGAGTCCACGGCGCCACAGCTGGTCGGCGGGACCCGGATCGTCACCGTCGCGCACGCCGGCGGCAAGGCGACGCCGGCCACCCTCGCGCCGGCGTTCGACGCCTACGACGGCACCGTCCACCACGCCCGGCCGGCGGCCGTGAGCCTGGCCCAGAGCACCGAGCTGGGCACGGTCTACACCGGCGCCGAGCTCGCCGCCGTCACCGCGTTCGCCCGCGACCGGGGGGCCCGGGTCCACGTCGACGGCGCGCGGCTGGCCAACGCCGCCGCCCGCCACGACGTCGGTCTCGCCGAGGCCTGCGCCGGCGCGGACGTCGTCTCCCTGGGTGCCACCAAGAACGGCGCCATGTTCGGCGACGCCGTCCTCGTCCTGGACCCCGCGCTCGCCGAGCCGGTGGACCGCCTGCGCAAGGCGTCCACCCAGCTGGCCTCGAAGATGCGATTCGTCTCCGCCCAGCTCCTCGCCCTGCTCACGGACGACCTGTGGCTGACCGGGGCCCGCCACGCCAACGCCGTCGCCGACCACCTCGCCGCGCGCCTGGGCGACCTCGGCGTCGCGCTGCGCCACCCCGTCGAGGCCAACGCCGTGTTCTTCGCGGTCGACCCGCGCGTGCTGCCGGCGCTGGTGGCCGAGGCTCCGGTCCTCGCCTGGGACGCGGGGACCGTGCGGGCGGTCGCCTCGTTCGACTCCACCGAGGAGGACGTCGAGGCCCTGGTCACCGTGGTGGCGCGGCACCTGGGTTGA
- a CDS encoding M23 family metallopeptidase, whose protein sequence is MHSWGTGRARRAVRLGAALMTVVALAVGGTAAQADSRDDLVREQEQNEAERERLESSLEGVESNLAETYLALEDAKNRLPEAQEELAAAQEALAAAERKQEQVAGRLELAQAEIVTIESAIADSAERIDSTRSAMGELARSTYRGDHAVSSLEVVLDASSTEDFLQSYAVRETAVRAQTQVLDELETASAVTRNQRQRQAAVTERIAELKVEADEAVVAADEARAVAEERKAEIEQIQAEMADLAEQLEEKKVEHTGQIAELEESNAELAREIARIDEENRRAEEARKAEEARRAEEVRKAEEARQLRLAQEAARQAEAARRAATEAGRPAPAPAPAPAPAPAPAPAPAPAPAAPSAALVPPVRPLYVTSPYGYRVYPITGGWFMHNGVDLRSACGNVQVSAAAGTVVSTKPPWQTGTSGNQVIINHGIIGGSSYVTVYNHLSAFAVSPGQRVSQGQAIGRTGATGNVTGCHVHFEVWRNGATIDPMSLPGF, encoded by the coding sequence ATGCACAGCTGGGGAACCGGGCGCGCCCGCCGGGCCGTGCGGCTCGGTGCCGCGCTCATGACCGTCGTCGCGCTCGCCGTCGGCGGCACCGCCGCGCAGGCCGACAGCCGCGACGACCTCGTGCGCGAGCAGGAGCAGAACGAGGCCGAGCGCGAGCGTCTGGAGTCCTCCCTCGAGGGCGTCGAGAGCAACCTCGCCGAGACCTACCTCGCGCTCGAGGACGCCAAGAACCGCCTTCCCGAGGCCCAGGAGGAGCTGGCAGCCGCCCAGGAGGCCCTGGCCGCCGCCGAGCGCAAGCAGGAGCAGGTCGCCGGGCGGCTCGAGCTGGCGCAGGCCGAGATCGTCACGATCGAGTCGGCGATCGCCGACAGCGCGGAGCGGATCGACTCGACCCGCTCGGCCATGGGCGAGCTGGCTCGCAGCACCTACCGCGGCGACCACGCCGTCAGCTCCCTCGAGGTGGTCCTCGACGCCTCCTCCACCGAGGACTTCCTCCAGAGCTACGCCGTCCGGGAGACGGCGGTGCGCGCCCAGACCCAGGTCCTCGACGAGCTCGAGACGGCCAGCGCCGTGACCCGCAACCAGCGCCAGCGCCAGGCCGCGGTCACCGAGCGCATCGCCGAGCTCAAGGTCGAGGCGGACGAGGCCGTCGTCGCCGCCGACGAGGCCCGGGCGGTAGCCGAGGAGCGCAAGGCCGAGATCGAGCAGATCCAGGCCGAGATGGCCGACCTGGCCGAGCAGCTCGAGGAGAAGAAGGTCGAGCACACCGGCCAGATCGCCGAGCTCGAGGAGTCCAACGCCGAGCTCGCCCGGGAGATCGCCCGCATCGACGAGGAGAACCGAAGGGCGGAGGAGGCCCGCAAGGCCGAGGAGGCGCGCCGGGCCGAGGAGGTCCGCAAGGCCGAGGAGGCCCGGCAGCTGCGCCTCGCCCAGGAGGCCGCCCGCCAGGCCGAGGCGGCCCGCCGAGCCGCGACCGAGGCCGGCCGGCCGGCCCCTGCGCCAGCCCCCGCCCCTGCGCCCGCCCCCGCCCCCGCGCCCGCGCCGGCCCCGGCTCCCGCCGCGCCGTCGGCCGCCCTCGTCCCGCCCGTGCGGCCGCTGTACGTCACGTCCCCCTACGGATACCGGGTCTACCCGATCACCGGCGGCTGGTTCATGCACAACGGCGTCGACCTGCGCTCGGCGTGCGGCAACGTCCAGGTCTCCGCCGCCGCCGGCACGGTCGTCTCGACCAAGCCGCCGTGGCAGACCGGCACGAGCGGCAACCAGGTGATCATCAACCATGGGATCATCGGCGGGAGCTCGTACGTCACGGTGTACAACCACCTCTCCGCCTTCGCCGTGAGCCCCGGCCAGCGGGTGAGCCAGGGCCAGGCGATCGGCCGCACCGGTGCCACCGGCAACGTCACCGGCTGCCACGTCCACTTCGAGGTGTGGCGCAACGGCGCCACCATCGACCCGATGTCGCTGCCCGGGTTCTGA